One Sporomusaceae bacterium FL31 genomic window, ATAAAGTCTATTTTAACGAAGAAGAATAACATTGGCTATAAGCGCAATAAACTGTGTCTTTCGTATGAATACTGAATAAAAAATAACCTGTGCCGAAACGGTACAGGTTATTTTTTATTTGGGCCAGCAGTTAGTGATTAAAGCATTTTTAACAACTGTTTTACTTGCTTATTGGCTTGAGTAACGATTTCCTGCTCATTAACCGTACAAAGCTGTCCGTTTTTAGCGACAATCCTGCCATTTACTATCGTATAGGCAGTGGGGCGGTTTACCCCTACGGTTGCTAGCAATGATTTCGGATCAAACTGTGTTCCCACATATTCAAGGTAACGGGTGTCCAGCAAGAACAGATCAGCGGCTTTCCCGACTTCGATACTGCCGATATCACTGCGCCCAAGGAGCTGTGCGCTGCCGCGGGTGGCGATGCGGAGAATGTCATAGCCGTCCGGTGCATTTGAACTGGAATTCAGTCGGTGAAGTAAAAAGGCTGCGCGCAATTCGGCTAAGAGGTTAGAACAGTCGTTGCTGGCGCTGCCATCAACGGCCAGGCCAACAGGCACTCCCAACTCCAGCATGCGCGGAATGGCGGCAATGCCGGAAGCAAGTTTTTGATTGGATACCGGGCAATGAGCAACACCCGTTTGCGTTGCAGCCAATTGTTTAAGCTCTGTGTCGGTAAAATGAATGCCGTGGGCAAACCAGACATCGTGGCCAAGCCAGCCCAATTGCTCCATGTAGGCCAGTGGCCGTAAGCCGAATTTGTCGAGGCAGTAATTTTCTTCGTCGGTTGTTTCAGCGAGATGAGTATGCAGGCGAACTTGAT contains:
- the mtaD_2 gene encoding 5-methylthioadenosine/S-adenosylhomocysteine deaminase, coding for MSSLLIENARAVVTLNDSDQVLKGTNIFVQDNIIHYIGSEVCPADQIIDATDHYVYPGLINTHHHLYQTFTRNLPQVQNMELFDWLTTLYEIWRGITPEVIYYSSLAGMGELLKYGCTTCFDHHYVFPNSCSNELVDQQFEAAGQLGMRFHASRGSMSRGKSAGGLPPDDLVQSVDAILNDSQRLIEKYHDNRPNSMQQMVLSPCSPFSVTSDLMLKTAELARKYQVRLHTHLAETTDEENYCLDKFGLRPLAYMEQLGWLGHDVWFAHGIHFTDTELKQLAATQTGVAHCPVSNQKLASGIAAIPRMLELGVPVGLAVDGSASNDCSNLLAELRAAFLLHRLNSSSNAPDGYDILRIATRGSAQLLGRSDIGSIEVGKAADLFLLDTRYLEYVGTQFDPKSLLATVGVNRPTAYTIVNGRIVAKNGQLCTVNEQEIVTQANKQVKQLLKML